The window GGTGGTGAAGACGCGGAGACGCTCCGCGAATTCGATCTGCGCACAGGCATGTTTGTAGACGGCGGATTCGTTCTCCCCAAGTCAAAACAGGATGTGGCATGGGTGGACAAAGATACATTACTGGTCACGCGCGACTGGAACTCTAGCACGATGACCCATTCCGGATATCCCTTCGTCATGAAGCTCTGGAAGAGGGGGCAGCCTCTTGACCAAGCGACGGAGGTGTATCGCGGCAATGACTCCGACGTCGACATTATCGCGAAAGCGCTCGACGATGGTAACGGGCATCGCGCGACGCTTCTTATCCGTGAGGTTGATTATTTCAACCGAATAGTTGCGCTTCTCTCGACGAAAGGTGCGCAGCCCATCGCGTTGCCGGGCAAGATCGAAATCGGAGATCTGCTCGAAAATCAATTGATCATCACCCTGAATGAGGATTGGAAGCCCGAGGGGTCAACCACTCGCTATTCCCAAGGCTCCGTTCTCTCGGTTGATCTCGACGATATCAAGCAGGATCCCCTGCACCTTAGGCCCACTCTTATTTTTGCGGCTTCAACGCACGAGTTCGTGCAGTCCGTCGCGGTGACCAAGAACCGCCTTCTCATCACCACGCTCGACCACGTCCAGGGGCGCGCTTATGTCTACAGACGTGATGCAATGGGTGAGTGGACTCAACGCCGACTGCATGTACCTGACAACGTCTCGGTTTCCATCGTCACGGCCAGCAATACCACTGGTAAATTCTTTCTGAGCGTCACCGGCTTCACCACGCCTACCACCCTTTTGCTTGGAGATACAAGGACCGCCAGCCTAAGGACGGTGAAAACTTCACCGTCACAATTCAACGCTACTGATCTTGTTGTGGAGCAGATGGAGACGTCCTCAACCGACGGCACTAAAATTCCTTACTTTACGGTCCATCGCAAAGATATTCGATACGACGGCTCCAATCCAACGCTCCTATATGCCTACGGTGGCTTTCAGTCTTCGCAAACTCCGGGCTACAACGGAAAGATCGGCAAGCTATGGCTCGAGCGCGGAGGAGTCTACGTCGTGGCAAACATTCGTGGCGGAGGTGAGTTCGGCCCTGCGTGGCATGACGCCGGTCTCAAAACCAATCGGCAACTCATCTTTGACGACTTCGCTGCCGTTGGCAAGGACCTCACGGAACGAAAAATCACTTCACCCCGACGGCTCGGAATCTATGGTCGGTCGAACGGGGGCCTTCTTATGGGCGTAATGTTCACGCAACACCCTGAGATGTGGAATGCCGTCGTCATACAAGTCCCTGTGCTCGACCTAATGCGCTTTGAACATATAGCTGCAGGGTCATCTTGGGTTGGCGAGTATGGTTCAGTTTCAAACCCTAGTGAGCGGCAGTTTCTCGCTTCAGTTTCTCCATATAACCAGCTCAATCCGGTCTCCCATTATCCTGAACCGCTCATACTCACCACTACAACGGATGACCGTGTTGGGCCAGCCCACGCGCGTAAGTTTGCAGCGCGGCTGAAAGAATTCCATCAACCGTTTCTTTACGAGGAAGCAACGAATGGCGGACACGGACCAGGGGCCGATCTGAAAGAGCAAGCCAAGACTTGGGCGACGATGTACACCTATCTCACCCGGAAGTTGATGGATTAGCGGTGAGTGCATAGGTGATTTCGACACTCGATGAATGTCGAATGTTGATCCGTTCAAGTGAAGAAGTAGCCGGATTTGAGTTCGGAGGACTAGTTCATACCGCAAACTACAGCGCTTCCACGGTGCTTCTGCATGAGATGTCGGATTCGCATTCTACGTGTTACGCCATCCTTGCTTGATTTATCTGGCGCGAAATTCGGTTGCGCAGTGATTACGGCATTTGGGACTTCGGTCTTCAACGTTTGATCAATGAGTTCGCGTCCTGAGTGTGCGGCCTGCCGGAGTGAGTCTGGATGGGAAGATGCGAGAGCGGACCATGCGCCACGCCTAATCTCGACAAGATGAGAGTCAATTGAGGATAAAACCTCATCAAGCTCATCTAGGGCTTTTCGGGTCAAAGCGTCACGGCCTTTATCAGTGATCTCCAGCCAATCGTCCGGGATTGACAGGTCCGACATGGTTGGCCGAAGGAAGTCAGCAGCAATGAGTTCTTCTAGAGCTTTTCGAGCTTGATTCCGTTCGTCACTGGTAAAGGTTTTATCCACCTTCCAGTCCCTTTCAAGCTCACCGGGGGTGTAGGGCTTACCGAG is drawn from Edaphobacter lichenicola and contains these coding sequences:
- a CDS encoding prolyl oligopeptidase family serine peptidase — its product is MRLMNYNAAALLSVIIASVSICQRVLAQTSSFEQPDNYQWLEDVSSPRALAWVKTENDRTAKLLEADPRYAVLASKALQVLESPDRLPSPEFHGDQIYNLWQDPGHAHGVLRHATLPSYLTTKPNWHTVIDYDSLSKQDHEDWVGNGLRCLYPGNTVCLVSLSSGGEDAETLREFDLRTGMFVDGGFVLPKSKQDVAWVDKDTLLVTRDWNSSTMTHSGYPFVMKLWKRGQPLDQATEVYRGNDSDVDIIAKALDDGNGHRATLLIREVDYFNRIVALLSTKGAQPIALPGKIEIGDLLENQLIITLNEDWKPEGSTTRYSQGSVLSVDLDDIKQDPLHLRPTLIFAASTHEFVQSVAVTKNRLLITTLDHVQGRAYVYRRDAMGEWTQRRLHVPDNVSVSIVTASNTTGKFFLSVTGFTTPTTLLLGDTRTASLRTVKTSPSQFNATDLVVEQMETSSTDGTKIPYFTVHRKDIRYDGSNPTLLYAYGGFQSSQTPGYNGKIGKLWLERGGVYVVANIRGGGEFGPAWHDAGLKTNRQLIFDDFAAVGKDLTERKITSPRRLGIYGRSNGGLLMGVMFTQHPEMWNAVVIQVPVLDLMRFEHIAAGSSWVGEYGSVSNPSERQFLASVSPYNQLNPVSHYPEPLILTTTTDDRVGPAHARKFAARLKEFHQPFLYEEATNGGHGPGADLKEQAKTWATMYTYLTRKLMD
- a CDS encoding pPIWI-associating nuclease domain-containing protein, coding for MASVDNQAAMLPQSNSELKLLILRVFSKSNYALAKYDVLGKPYTPGELERDWKVDKTFTSDERNQARKALEELIAADFLRPTMSDLSIPDDWLEITDKGRDALTRKALDELDEVLSSIDSHLVEIRRGAWSALASSHPDSLRQAAHSGRELIDQTLKTEVPNAVITAQPNFAPDKSSKDGVTRRMRIRHLMQKHRGSAVVCGMN